A single genomic interval of Saccharospirillum mangrovi harbors:
- the cheY gene encoding chemotaxis response regulator CheY: MDKNMKILVVDDFSTMRRIVKNLLRDLGFSNTHEADDGSSAWPMLQSSDFDFVVTDWNMPGMTGIELLKKIRSDDRLKSIPVLMVTAEAKRDQIVAAAQAGVNGYVVKPFTAAALKEKIDKIFERVDG, translated from the coding sequence TTGGACAAGAACATGAAAATCCTGGTTGTTGACGATTTTTCAACGATGCGCCGTATCGTTAAGAATCTGCTGCGCGACCTGGGCTTCAGCAATACCCATGAAGCAGACGATGGCTCCAGTGCATGGCCGATGTTGCAAAGCAGCGACTTCGACTTTGTGGTCACAGACTGGAATATGCCTGGCATGACCGGCATTGAGCTGTTGAAGAAAATTCGTTCAGACGATCGTCTGAAATCCATTCCCGTCTTGATGGTAACCGCCGAAGCCAAGCGCGATCAGATCGTTGCGGCCGCTCAGGCAGGCGTCAATGGCTACGTTGTCAAACCGTTCACCGCTGCCGCGCTGAAAGAGAAGATCGACAAGATCTTCGAACGGGTAGACGGCTGA
- a CDS encoding MinD/ParA family protein, whose product MSGLKPIQVLAVTGGKGGVGKSNVSVNMAVALAEQGKRVVLLDADLGLANIDVLLGVSSGRNIADVLSGEAELRDILVPGPGGIRIIPASSGTQRMANLGEAEHAGIIGAFSELGDEMDVLIVDTAAGISRTVTSFVRAAQETLMVVTDEPTSVTDAYALIKVLNRDCKMDRFRVLANMVRTPTEGQALFNKLSKVTDRFLDVTLQYVGSVPMDESVRKAVQRQKAVIEAYPRSKAAIAYRSLAQKVATWPLPTTPRGNLEFFVERLVQGTTGVA is encoded by the coding sequence ATGAGTGGTTTGAAACCGATACAGGTACTGGCAGTCACCGGTGGTAAAGGTGGCGTGGGGAAAAGCAACGTATCCGTCAACATGGCGGTCGCCCTGGCGGAACAAGGCAAGCGCGTGGTCTTGTTGGATGCCGATTTGGGCTTGGCCAACATCGACGTTTTGCTGGGCGTTTCCTCCGGTCGCAACATTGCCGATGTCCTGTCCGGTGAGGCTGAACTGCGCGATATTCTGGTACCCGGACCGGGCGGTATTCGCATCATTCCGGCGTCGTCCGGAACGCAGCGGATGGCCAACCTGGGTGAAGCGGAACACGCTGGCATCATCGGTGCGTTCAGCGAATTGGGTGACGAGATGGATGTACTGATCGTCGATACCGCTGCCGGTATTTCGCGCACCGTGACGTCGTTTGTCCGGGCCGCTCAGGAAACCTTAATGGTGGTGACCGACGAACCTACGTCGGTGACCGATGCCTATGCCTTGATTAAGGTGTTGAACCGCGACTGCAAGATGGACCGATTCCGTGTACTGGCCAATATGGTCCGCACGCCCACGGAAGGTCAGGCGCTGTTCAATAAATTGTCGAAGGTCACGGACCGTTTTCTGGACGTGACACTTCAATACGTCGGCTCCGTACCCATGGATGAATCGGTGCGTAAGGCCGTCCAGCGCCAGAAGGCGGTGATCGAAGCGTATCCGCGGTCCAAAGCCGCGATCGCCTATCGGTCACTGGCCCAGAAGGTTGCAACCTGGCCTTTGCCCACCACACCCCGGGGTAATCTGGAGTTTTTTGTGGAGCGGCTGGTCCAGGGGACTACTGGAGTCGCCTGA
- a CDS encoding RNA polymerase sigma factor FliA, translating to MYQTEKKVDYDRLVAEQGVLVKRIAHHLLARLPESVQLEDLVQSGMIGLFEAAQNYDHTKGASFETYAGIRIRGAMLDEVRKGDWIPRSVHRNSRRIADAIREIEMREGRDAQDQEVAALLEMSLDDYYSLLKDTQGSRLFSFEELMEQGNGDLQDFQVGNSQHSAPHFEVESDQRNHQLAEAIKQLPEREQLVLSLYYDEELNLKEIGAVLGVSESRISQIHTQAAMRLRARMSEW from the coding sequence ATGTATCAGACCGAAAAGAAGGTCGATTACGACCGCCTGGTAGCCGAGCAGGGTGTGCTGGTGAAACGCATCGCCCACCATTTGCTGGCGCGTTTACCGGAAAGCGTCCAACTCGAAGACCTCGTGCAATCGGGCATGATCGGCCTGTTTGAGGCTGCACAGAACTACGATCACACCAAGGGTGCGAGTTTCGAGACTTACGCGGGCATCCGCATTCGCGGCGCCATGCTCGATGAAGTGCGCAAAGGCGATTGGATTCCACGTTCGGTACACCGCAATTCCCGTCGCATTGCCGACGCCATTCGTGAAATTGAAATGCGCGAAGGCCGCGACGCCCAGGATCAGGAAGTGGCGGCGCTGCTGGAAATGAGCCTCGACGACTACTATTCGCTGCTCAAAGACACCCAGGGCTCGCGTCTGTTCAGCTTTGAAGAACTGATGGAGCAGGGCAATGGCGACCTGCAGGATTTTCAGGTCGGCAACAGCCAGCATTCAGCGCCACACTTTGAAGTGGAATCGGATCAGCGCAATCACCAGTTGGCCGAAGCCATCAAACAATTGCCTGAACGCGAACAGTTGGTGCTGTCGCTGTATTACGACGAAGAGCTCAATCTCAAGGAAATTGGCGCCGTGCTGGGCGTCAGTGAATCCCGCATCAGTCAGATCCACACCCAGGCGGCTATGCGCCTGCGCGCCCGCATGAGCGAGTGGTAA
- the flhF gene encoding flagellar biosynthesis protein FlhF, giving the protein MKVKRFVVASMQVGLKQVAEALGPEAVILSTRKLAEGTEIVAGVDEAEFARFEANRPAAPDPNAIIKAHPRSGDGQPKLDTESLKGLLENLAPHSRAAFGDLVPDNRPKAMLSGQNDSPLARAIDAEQKAPARVPTLAQERTHNKAESDEQLMSLMRQEIDSLKQMLKQQSDFLQAPVVGPQTPQLERLEGRLRAMGLSDTVQRSLLRHYDREAALDTNWRRLLARLASGLSVPVFDPLTEGGVVALCGPTGAGKTTTLAKLAARAVKRRGAAKVAVISTDCYQLGAQDTLASITEILGVEYRALGEDDSLADTLDELSNTHLVLIDTSGSSDALQYWRRQVIESGLDARIQSVLVMPATATGDSLNQFVQAFPSQRLSGAIITKLDEAPCFGSVFDSLLRHRWPLWYNTDGQRIPQDIDSVDPVRLVKRLARALEDTRSGLDRPGLAQAS; this is encoded by the coding sequence ATGAAAGTGAAACGCTTTGTCGTTGCCAGCATGCAGGTTGGGCTGAAACAGGTCGCTGAGGCTTTAGGGCCGGAGGCGGTGATCCTGTCGACGCGCAAACTGGCGGAAGGCACGGAGATTGTCGCTGGTGTTGATGAAGCCGAATTCGCCCGCTTTGAAGCCAACCGTCCGGCGGCGCCCGATCCCAATGCCATCATCAAGGCGCATCCGCGCAGCGGTGATGGTCAGCCGAAACTGGATACCGAAAGCCTGAAAGGCTTGCTGGAAAACCTGGCTCCACACAGCCGTGCGGCCTTTGGTGATCTGGTACCGGACAATAGACCGAAGGCGATGCTGAGCGGACAAAACGACTCACCGCTGGCGCGTGCCATCGATGCCGAACAAAAAGCGCCGGCGCGAGTGCCGACCTTGGCGCAGGAACGCACGCACAACAAAGCCGAATCGGATGAGCAGTTGATGTCGCTGATGCGTCAGGAAATCGACAGTCTGAAACAGATGCTCAAACAACAGAGCGATTTCTTGCAGGCTCCAGTGGTGGGCCCGCAAACGCCGCAACTGGAACGCCTTGAAGGTCGGTTGCGTGCCATGGGTTTGAGTGACACCGTGCAGCGTTCGCTGCTGCGGCATTACGACCGCGAAGCCGCGCTCGACACTAATTGGCGTCGTCTGCTGGCGCGACTGGCCTCGGGTCTGTCGGTGCCGGTGTTCGATCCGCTGACCGAAGGCGGCGTTGTTGCGCTGTGTGGACCAACGGGTGCCGGTAAAACCACGACACTCGCCAAGCTGGCGGCGCGTGCGGTCAAACGCCGCGGCGCGGCAAAAGTGGCGGTCATCAGTACCGATTGTTACCAGTTGGGCGCGCAAGATACTTTGGCGTCGATTACTGAAATCCTGGGCGTTGAATACCGCGCTCTGGGTGAAGACGATAGCCTGGCTGACACCTTGGATGAATTGTCGAATACCCATCTGGTGTTGATCGACACCAGCGGCAGCAGCGATGCGCTGCAATACTGGCGCCGCCAGGTGATTGAATCCGGTCTGGATGCGCGCATTCAAAGCGTGCTGGTCATGCCGGCAACGGCGACCGGCGACAGTCTGAATCAGTTTGTGCAGGCGTTCCCCAGTCAGCGACTGAGTGGCGCCATTATCACCAAGCTGGATGAAGCGCCTTGTTTCGGCAGTGTCTTCGACAGCTTGCTGCGTCACCGCTGGCCTTTGTGGTACAACACCGATGGCCAACGCATCCCGCAGGACATCGACAGTGTCGATCCGGTGCGTCTGGTTAAACGCCTGGCGCGTGCGCTGGAAGACACCCGGTCGGGCCTCGATAGGCCAGGACTCGCACAGGCGAGCTGA